In Daphnia magna isolate NIES linkage group LG5, ASM2063170v1.1, whole genome shotgun sequence, a single genomic region encodes these proteins:
- the LOC116922335 gene encoding uncharacterized protein LOC116922335, which yields MRVAVLLIAFASLALCSYFVDAGWPIAENGKVCRSQCLKNFRLDYFTCATNLFEPWNNKEKCNPARVIGNGKSVLTKTQLEFCMSECNTQGYSYTWCWTHTSWDYCEPSSTRVRQHITRWGEYCTGPCTKDGTDFYWCRRGSAYNSIDTWDYCSPEVGITRYEFKCKPGHPCAKHGGKEYYWCYVESNHLKWDWDYCSPPYDLYEFMDDYTLNFVGNFNVPDDQDLQQRCQIRNKRSSGDWTSYPFLYRILAGGRILPQERDVNEGTGLDGIVSRSLRNNRERPTINQRLQIPIHVARNPNDTPWISTSANFELQDCTIRRNVERRYRSNTRDSHELYLVTIDVRYLTVGNQGRLNQRTVVNLDDYRVRNALLSSNIAYRH from the exons ATGAGGGTAGCTGTTCTTCTTATAGCATTCGCCTCACTAGCTCTTTGTTCCTATTTTGTCGACGCTGGCTGGCCAATTgcagaaaatggaaaagtttGTCGATCACAATGTTTGAAAAACTTCAGATTGGACTACTTCACATGCGCTACTAACTTGTTTGAGCCGTG gaacaataaagaaaaatgtaatcCAGCACGAGTTATAGGGAATGGAAAATCCGTGTTAACGAAAACCCAACTAGAATTCTGCATGAGCGAGTGTAACACACAAGGATACTCTTACACCTGGTGCTGGACGCACACGAGCTGGGACTATTGCGAACCAAGTTCGACTAGGGTTCGGCAACATATAACCAGATGGGGTGAATATTGCACAG GACCTTGCACTAAAGATGGGACGGACTTCTATTGGTGCAGGCGTGGATCGGCTTACAACTCAATTGATACTTGGGATTATTGCTCACCAGAAGTAGGTATAACGCGATACGAGTTCAAATGCAAGCCGGGACATCCGTGTGCCAAGCATGGGGGAAAAGAGTACTACTGGTGTTATGTCGAATCCAATCATTTGAAATGGGATTGGGATTACTGTAGTCCGCCTTACGATTTGTATGAATTCATGGATGATTATACTTTGAATTTTGTGGGCAATTTCAACGTGCCAGACGACCAAGACCTGCAACAGCGTTGTCAAATCCGGAACAAACGCTCTTCGGGAGATTGGACTAGCTATCCTTTTCTTTACCGTATTTTAGCAGGCGGAAGAATTTTACCTCAGGAACGGGACGTCAACGAAGGAACTGGTCTTGATGGGATAGTCAGTAGATCGCTACGTAATAATCGGGAAAGACCAACTATTAACCAGCGACTCCAAATTCCCATACATGTGGCTCGGAACCCAAATGACACTCCGTGGATATCAACATCCGCCAATTTTGAACTGCAGGATTGTACAATTCGAAGGAATGTTGAAAGACGATACAGGTCTAATACTAGAGATTCCCACGAACTCTATTTGGTTACTATAGATGTCCGTTACCTTACTGTTGGTAATCAAGGACGCCTCAATCAACGTACTGTTGTGAACTTGGATGACTATCGTGTCAGGAATGCACTGCTCTCGTCTAACATAGCCTACAGGCACTGA
- the LOC123472660 gene encoding glycine-rich protein DOT1-like, which produces MPKVIVNIMKCFLLFGLVLIHGTEATKGKGRGGSYGGGMSYGGGGQGGGGYGGGGHGGGGGGYGAAPPPQIIYIPAPQPIIVPAPQPMAHHQPAPRPAPSYGGPSGGHGGGGYGGGQMGGGSYGGSAGGGHRGPQSSGYGGSSAAAPVHVHVHAPAPVVAPVHHAAPMPSYGGGSHGGQAGGYGGAVGGGHGSSQSSGYGGSIGGGHGGHGGPAGGGHGGPSGGGYAPGPVAPPPYQAPMPSYGGSVGGGHGGQASGYGGATGAGHGGQAEGYGGSAGGGHGAGGYGGSVGGGYPSAPVAPPHQPAPIASYGPPPQSAGGY; this is translated from the exons ATGCCCAAG GTTATCGTAAATATCATGAAATGTTTTCTATTATTCGGATTGGTGCTAATCCATGGCACTGAAGCAACTaaaggaaaaggaagag GCGGAAGTTACGGTGGAGGTATGAGCTACGGCGGCGGAGGACAAGGAGGTGGAGGTTACGGCGGCGGTGGGCATGGAGGCG GCGGTGGAGGATATGGTGCTGCACCTCCCCCACAAATAATTTATATCCCTGCACCTCAGCCTATCATTGTACCGGCTCCTCAACCAATGGCTCATCACCAACCAGCACCTAGGCCTGCACCTTCTTACGGTGGGCCAAGTGGAGGTCATGGAGGGGGTGGTTATGGCGGAGGTCAGATGGGAGGTGGTTCCTACGGAGGATCAGCAGGAGGTGGACATAGAGGTCCCCAATCTAGCGGTTACGGAGGCTCTTCAGCAGCTGCACCTGTCCACGTACATGTTCACGCTCCTGCTCCGGTCGTTGCACCAGTTCATCACGCGGCTCCGATGCCTTCTTATGGTGGGGGTAGTCACGGAGGACAAGCTGGTGGCTACGGAGGAGCTGTAGGAGGTGGACATGGGAGTAGTCAGTCCTCTGGCTATGGAGGATCGATTGGTGGTGGACACGGAGGCCATGGAGGACCGGCAGGAGGTGGACATGGAGGCCCATCAGGAGGAGGTTATGCTCCGGGTCCAGTCGCTCCACCACCTTATCAGGCCCCAATGCCTTCTTACGGAGGTTCTGTAGGAGGAGGTCACGGCGGACAAGCGAGTGGCTATGGAGGTGCAACAGGAGCAGGGCACGGTGGACAAGCTGAAGGATACGGAGGCTCTGCAGGAGGAGGTCATGGAGCTGGTGGTTACGGTGGATCAGTCGGAGGTGGTTATCCTTCTGCCCCGGTAGCCCCACCTCATCAGCCGGCTCCAATCGCCTCTTACGGCCCTCCACCCCAATCCGCTGGAGGATACTAG